Proteins encoded together in one Lathyrus oleraceus cultivar Zhongwan6 chromosome 5, CAAS_Psat_ZW6_1.0, whole genome shotgun sequence window:
- the LOC127086380 gene encoding eukaryotic translation initiation factor 3 subunit E yields the protein MAAEYDLTPRMAPNLDRHLVFPLLEFLQERQIYNDNHILKAKIDLLNNTNMVDYAMDIHKTLYQTEDVPQDMVERRADVVARLKSLEDAAAPLVAFLQNAGAVQELKADKHYNLQMLNDKYQIGPAQIEALYQYGKFQFECGNYSGAADYLYQYRALCTNSERSLSALWGKLAAEVLMQNWDVALEELNRLKEIIDSKNFSSPINQVQSRIWLMHWSLFIFFNHDNGRTLIIDLFNQDKYLNAIQTSAPHLLRYLATAFIVNKRRRPQLKEFIKVIQQEQRSYKDPITEFLACVYVNYDFDGAQKKMRECEEVILNDPFLGKRVEESNFSTVPLRDEFLENARLFIFETYCRIHQRIDMGVLAEKLNLNYEEAERWIVNLIRGLKLDAKIDSQTGTVIMEPNHPNVYEQLVDHTKALNGRTYKLVTQLLEHAQGQAAR from the exons ATGGCGGCAGAGTACGATCTGACACCACGTATGGCACCAAATCTTGACCGGCATCTAGTCTTTCCTCTGTTAGAGTTTCTTCAAGAGAGACAAATATACAACGATAACCATATCCTGAAAGCTAAGATTGATCTCTTAAACAACACAAACATGGTTGATTACGCCATGGACATTCACAAGACACTCTACCAAACTGAAGATGTGCCTCAGGATATGGTTGAACGCAGGGCCGACGTTGTCGCTCGACTCAAGTCTCTTGAAGACGCTGCTGCTCCTCTTGTTGCGTTTCTTCAAAATGCTGGCGCCGTTCAGGAATTGAAAGCTGATAAACACTATAATCTTCAGATGCTTAATGATAAATACCAG ATCGGTCCTGCACAAATAGAGGCTTTATACCAATATGGCAAATTTCAGTTTGAATGTGGAAACTACTCTGGTGCTGCTGACTATCTTTATCAGTACAGAGCATTGTGCACTAATAGTGAAAGGAGTTTGAGTGCATTGTGGGGAAAGCTGGCAGCTGAAGTATTGATGCAAAACTGGGATGTTGCTCTTGAAGAGCTAAATCGCTTGAAGGAAATAATTGACTCAAAG AATTTTTCATCACCTATAAATCAGGTACAAAGCAGAATATGGTTGATGCATTGGAGTCTGTTCATCTTTTTCAACCATGACAATGGAAGAACACTGATAATTGATCTGTTTAACCAAGACAA GTATCTTAATGCAATCCAAACTAGTGCTCCGCACCTTTTGCGATACTTGGCCACAGCATTTATCGTCAACAAGCGCAGGAGGCCTCAACTCAAAGAGTTTATAAAAGTTATTCAACAAGAGCAGCGTTCATATAAGGACCCCATCACCGAGTTTTTGGCTTGTGTTTACGTCAACTATGACTTTGATGGCGCACAAAAGAAGATGAGGGAGTGTGAAGAA GTAATTCTCAATGACCCCTTCCTTGGTAAACGAGTCGAAGAAAGCAATTTCTCAACTGTACCATTAAGGGATGAGTTCCTTGAAAATGCTAGGCTATTTATTTTCGAGACATACTGCAGAATACACCAACGCATTGACATGGG AGTACTTGCCGAGAAGCTAAATTTGAATTATGAGGAGGCTGAGAGATGGATTGTGAATCTCATACGTGGCTTAAAGCTTGATGCCAAAATTGACTCACAAACTGGAACTGTTATCATGGAACCTAATCATCCAAATGT GTATGAGCAGTTGGTAGACCATACCAAGGCCCTTAACGGCCGCACTTACAAGTTGGTCACTCAACTTCTGGAACACGCACAGGGTCAAGCAGCTCGTTAA
- the LOC127082044 gene encoding uncharacterized protein LOC127082044 produces MAMPTTNPSQTINLDKHEDGNVQKKKKRKVGEVGDSNANDSNDGDSGKQKPCRPKSWVWDHFTRDTSRTRAKCNWCTKSYAADSHKNGTTNLNNHFLHQCKKIPKSVLDPTRTTLSLQEGGNATSNNTLVGIHFDVELCRQALARMIIVDELPFSFVENEGFHYFMSVTQPRLPLPGRISIIEKCLEGWMIDKVFTITVDNAASNDVVRQKLNKMFESYSLFLNFDILNWWKVNSTKYPTLGIMARDILAMPISTVASESAFSTGGRVLSCYRNSLTPNTVEALICAQNWLRSSPLKVDIEEHLEDLEKLEQG; encoded by the exons ATGGCGATGCCTACAACAAATCCATCTCAAACTATTAATTTGGACAAACATGAAGATGGTAATgttcaaaagaaaaagaaaaggaaagtTGGAGAAGTTGGCGATTCTAATGCTAATGATTCTAATGATGGAGATTCAGGTAAACAAAAACCTTGTAGGCCTAAATCTTGGGTTTGGGATCATTTTACAAGAGACACATCGAGAACTCGTGCTAAGTGTAATTGGTGTACGAAGTCGTATGCTGCTGATTCACACAAAAATGGAACCACCAATTTAAATAACCATTTTTTGCATCAATGTAAAAAAATTCCCAAGAGTGTTCTTGATCCCACTCGAACCACTCTTAGCCTTCAAGAAGGCGGTAACGCAACTAGTAATAATACACTTGTTGGTATCCATTTTGATGTTGAATTATGTAGACAAGCTTTAGCTAGAATGATAATTGTGGACGAGTTGCCTTTTTCGTTTGTTGAAAATGAAGGATTTCATTACTTTATGAGTGTTACACAACCTAGGCTCCCACTTCCGGGAAGGATTTCAATT ATTGAAAAGTGTTTGGAGGGTTGGATGATAGATAAGGTTTTCACCATCACAGTTGATAATGCTGCTTCAAATGATGTT GTGAGGCAAAAATTAAACAAAATGTTTGAAAGCTATAGTCTTTTCTTAA ATTTTGACATCTTGAATTGGTGGAAGGTAAATTCCACCAAATACCCTACTCTTGGTATAATGGCTAGAGATATCTTGGCTATGCCAATATCTACTGTTGCTTCGGAGTCTGCTTTTAGCACTGGGGGTAGAGTTCTTAGTTGTTATAGGAACTCTCTTACACCAAACACTGTTGAAGCTTTGATATGTGCACAAAATTGGTTAAGATCTTCCCCTTTGAAAGTGGATATTGAAGAGCACTTGGAAGACTTGGAGAAGCTCGAACAAG GTTAG